A genomic window from Streptomyces mirabilis includes:
- a CDS encoding cupin domain-containing protein yields MSAKNPEHGSAHEVSLPPEVKLLQEVTPPFFPEGGSGMTILVDWPPGHPGLPPHRHSGPSFGYVMEGALRFELEGEPERVVEAGGTFWEPGGDVIHYQDGNALSDAPTKFVVIMVCAPGQPMLTLVDEEELKERAHLRAPRPSEG; encoded by the coding sequence ATGTCAGCGAAGAACCCAGAGCACGGGAGCGCCCACGAGGTCTCCTTGCCGCCCGAAGTCAAGTTGCTGCAGGAAGTCACTCCGCCCTTCTTTCCCGAAGGTGGTTCGGGAATGACCATCCTCGTCGATTGGCCTCCCGGTCACCCCGGGCTCCCTCCGCATCGCCACTCGGGCCCGTCGTTCGGCTACGTGATGGAGGGCGCGCTCCGGTTCGAGCTCGAGGGTGAGCCAGAGCGTGTGGTCGAGGCCGGTGGGACGTTCTGGGAGCCAGGTGGTGACGTGATCCACTACCAGGACGGCAACGCCTTGTCGGACGCACCGACCAAGTTCGTGGTGATTATGGTGTGCGCGCCGGGTCAGCCGATGCTCACGCTGGTCGACGAGGAGGAGCTCAAGGAACGGGCGCACCTGCGCGCCCCGCGTCCCTCCGAAGGCTGA
- a CDS encoding IS630 family transposase produces the protein MRYAQGGGLTAERQPFRERIRLQAAELLAVGHGNAAVAKELRVSVRSVQRWRRTWEEGGEHALASQGPVSRPKLSEALFAVLERDLAEGPAAHGWPDQTWTLSRISTLIGRRSHKGMTLSAIAQMLHRQRFSHQVPARRAVERGEDAVSGWVKETWPQGKHRGGARGLGLLRGRGRLLDDAAHPRGPGPGEGARPVIRVRGRAQRRFSIAALACYEQGERARLIYRPKRHVDHKRGGRRSFTWTDDRDLLITAHQRLGAPMELVWDNLNVNKDARLREFIDSHAWITCHFLPAYAPDLNPVEGIWSLLRRSSQANTVFINPDHLMRTLRQGLRQIPYRSKLIDGCLTGTGLTLTTSHQQSQ, from the coding sequence ATGAGGTATGCGCAAGGGGGCGGGCTGACCGCGGAGCGGCAGCCGTTTCGTGAGCGCATTCGGTTGCAGGCGGCCGAGCTGCTCGCCGTCGGGCACGGCAATGCAGCGGTCGCCAAGGAGTTACGTGTGAGCGTGCGGTCGGTGCAGCGGTGGCGCCGGACCTGGGAGGAGGGCGGGGAGCATGCCCTGGCGTCGCAGGGGCCGGTGTCCAGGCCCAAGCTGAGCGAGGCGCTGTTTGCGGTGCTGGAGCGGGATCTGGCCGAGGGGCCGGCGGCGCACGGTTGGCCGGACCAGACCTGGACGCTGTCGCGTATCAGCACCCTGATCGGGCGCCGTTCCCACAAAGGCATGACCTTGTCGGCGATCGCGCAGATGCTGCATCGTCAACGCTTCAGCCATCAGGTTCCGGCCCGTCGTGCGGTGGAGCGCGGCGAGGACGCCGTGAGCGGCTGGGTGAAAGAGACCTGGCCGCAGGGGAAACACCGTGGCGGGGCTCGGGGCCTGGGTCTGCTTCGAGGACGAGGCAGGCTTCTCGATGACGCCGCCCACCCACGCGGACCTGGGCCAGGCGAGGGCGCACGCCCGGTCATTCGGGTGCGCGGACGTGCCCAGCGCCGGTTCTCGATCGCCGCTCTGGCCTGTTACGAGCAGGGCGAACGCGCACGTCTGATCTACCGGCCCAAGCGGCACGTCGATCACAAACGGGGCGGCAGACGCAGTTTCACCTGGACTGATGACAGGGATCTACTGATCACCGCCCACCAGCGGCTCGGCGCCCCGATGGAGCTCGTCTGGGACAACCTGAACGTGAACAAGGACGCCAGGCTGAGGGAGTTCATCGACTCCCACGCATGGATCACCTGCCACTTCCTGCCGGCCTACGCGCCCGACCTGAACCCCGTCGAGGGCATCTGGTCACTGCTCCGACGCAGCAGCCAAGCCAACACTGTCTTCATCAACCCTGACCACTTGATGCGCACCCTTCGACAGGGCCTCCGCCAGATCCCATACCGCAGCAAGCTCATCGACGGGTGCCTCACCGGAACCGGCCTCACCTTGACGACATCACACCAACAAAGTCAGTAA
- a CDS encoding VOC family protein yields the protein MTILRMDNVAIVVDDLDAAVAFFTELGMELEGKAQIEGLYADRTVGLEGVRSDIAMMRTPDGHSKLELTKYHTPAVSDAEPRNPPPNTLGLHRVMFAVDDIDDTIARLRAHGAELLGEVAQYENIFRLCNLRGPAGIIVALAEQIG from the coding sequence ATGACTATTCTGCGGATGGACAACGTCGCCATCGTCGTCGACGATCTGGACGCGGCTGTCGCCTTCTTCACCGAGCTCGGCATGGAGCTGGAAGGCAAGGCGCAGATCGAAGGCCTTTATGCGGACCGCACGGTCGGACTCGAGGGCGTCCGGAGCGACATCGCGATGATGCGCACCCCGGACGGCCACAGCAAGCTGGAGCTGACCAAATACCACACCCCCGCGGTATCCGACGCCGAGCCGCGGAACCCTCCGCCCAACACGCTGGGCCTGCATCGCGTCATGTTCGCCGTCGACGACATCGACGACACCATCGCCCGCCTGCGCGCCCACGGCGCCGAACTCCTCGGCGAGGTAGCGCAGTACGAGAACATCTTCCGGCTCTGCAACCTCCGCGGCCCCGCAGGCATCATCGTCGCCCTAGCCGAACAGATTGGCTGA
- a CDS encoding TetR/AcrR family transcriptional regulator produces the protein MGRRPQPHIKERLLDACADHALAHGLPDRLEPLATATGTSARMLIYHFGTRDALLRAVLGRARQRQIDTFGDLLRVRPDEPYTATLDRAWTSITGPDGRPYLRMFGQLRESAEQQLWPDFRRTATTDWLGPLEDGLRSIGRPELATLVLAVIRGLLMDLDATGDTTRTDRAFRDFLEAVERLSSGSRSTAYDVVRE, from the coding sequence GTGGGCAGACGACCGCAACCGCACATCAAGGAGAGGCTGCTCGACGCCTGCGCTGATCACGCCCTCGCGCACGGCCTCCCCGACCGCCTCGAGCCGCTGGCCACCGCCACCGGCACCTCAGCCCGCATGCTGATTTATCACTTCGGCACCCGCGACGCCCTGCTGCGGGCCGTCCTCGGACGCGCGCGGCAACGCCAAATCGACACATTCGGCGACCTCCTGCGGGTGCGACCCGACGAGCCCTACACGGCCACCCTGGATCGCGCCTGGACCTCCATCACCGGCCCGGACGGGCGTCCGTACCTGCGGATGTTCGGTCAGCTGCGCGAGAGCGCGGAGCAGCAGTTGTGGCCCGACTTCCGGCGCACCGCGACGACCGACTGGCTCGGGCCGCTCGAGGACGGCCTGCGCAGCATCGGTCGGCCGGAGCTCGCGACGCTCGTTCTCGCTGTCATCCGTGGTCTCCTCATGGACCTCGACGCCACCGGCGACACCACCCGCACCGACCGGGCCTTCCGCGACTTCCTCGAGGCAGTCGAGCGCCTTTCCAGCGGCTCCCGCTCAACCGCTTACGACGTGGTGCGCGAATGA
- a CDS encoding alpha/beta hydrolase gives MRVVFVHGACVRDGSWWWHRTAELLQERGVSSVAPALPSCGEAGLPGGIGGPGLSEDVAAVRQALQDSDEPTVVVAHSYGGIITAEAAAGIGSVRHLLLVSSYLPEVGQSLSEFGDGSPAPFLDVDPDAGTFGVRPELLVDTFLQDCDPEVQARAAGHLARQSLRVTGQTVGAAAWQQVPSTYLVCAQDRGTPPRLQREFARRAGSVVELEAGHHPFLSQPAAVRDLLLSL, from the coding sequence ATGAGGGTCGTGTTCGTGCATGGGGCGTGCGTGCGGGACGGGTCGTGGTGGTGGCACCGCACCGCCGAACTGCTGCAGGAGCGAGGGGTGTCGAGCGTGGCCCCGGCGCTACCGAGCTGCGGCGAGGCGGGCCTGCCCGGCGGCATCGGCGGCCCGGGGCTGTCCGAGGACGTTGCCGCGGTGCGGCAGGCGCTGCAGGACAGCGACGAGCCGACCGTCGTGGTCGCCCACAGCTACGGCGGCATCATCACCGCGGAAGCCGCCGCGGGAATCGGGTCGGTGCGCCACCTGCTGCTGGTCTCCAGCTACCTGCCCGAGGTCGGGCAGAGCCTCTCGGAGTTCGGGGACGGCAGCCCCGCCCCGTTCCTCGACGTCGACCCCGACGCCGGCACGTTCGGGGTTCGCCCCGAGCTACTCGTGGACACGTTCCTGCAGGACTGCGACCCCGAGGTCCAGGCGCGGGCGGCGGGCCACCTCGCCCGGCAGAGCCTGCGGGTGACCGGGCAGACGGTGGGGGCGGCCGCATGGCAGCAGGTGCCCTCGACGTACCTCGTCTGTGCTCAGGACCGCGGCACCCCGCCGCGCCTACAGCGCGAGTTCGCCCGCCGGGCCGGCAGCGTCGTCGAACTCGAGGCCGGCCACCACCCGTTCCTCTCCCAGCCCGCCGCGGTCCGGGACCTGCTGCTGAGCCTGTGA
- a CDS encoding YciI family protein, with the protein MEFLCYHRDRPGSLPLRDELLEEHWSYMDQYAKEMIARGPTLADDGDTPTGSVHILDLPDPAAARAFAFEEPGYQTGVYRDVLLRRWRNLLGRTMWDFPGGRTGGNRYLVLGLGTGQAADLAVPPDRELIAYGPLLSDNGATWLGTAALLRAPDPDTARAILTPDRYADIEVHNWQFGGRPS; encoded by the coding sequence ATGGAATTCCTCTGCTACCACCGCGACCGGCCCGGCTCTCTGCCGCTGCGCGACGAGCTACTGGAAGAGCATTGGTCCTACATGGACCAGTACGCGAAGGAGATGATCGCCCGGGGCCCAACCCTCGCCGATGACGGCGACACGCCCACCGGAAGCGTGCACATCCTCGACCTGCCCGATCCCGCCGCCGCCCGCGCGTTCGCCTTCGAGGAGCCCGGCTACCAGACCGGCGTGTACCGGGACGTGCTGCTGCGGCGGTGGCGCAACCTGCTGGGGCGCACCATGTGGGACTTCCCCGGCGGCCGGACCGGCGGCAACCGGTACCTGGTGCTCGGCCTCGGCACCGGGCAGGCCGCCGACCTCGCGGTGCCGCCCGACCGGGAGCTGATCGCCTACGGGCCGCTGCTGTCCGACAACGGCGCCACCTGGCTGGGCACGGCGGCGCTGCTCCGGGCGCCGGACCCGGACACGGCACGCGCCATCCTGACCCCAGACCGGTACGCCGACATTGAGGTGCACAACTGGCAGTTCGGCGGGCGGCCGTCATGA
- a CDS encoding RNA polymerase sigma factor — MRSVRKAPRALDEERLVRLVARGDRAAFEELYRRTAPWMALRLRRRCADEQIVAEVMQETYLAVWRAAGAFAGSSTGGTAAGWLWTIAARRLVDAFRRRAHHAEPPAAAALPDAAPAAEEEALATTVGGDVGDALRRLSPELRQVLQAMVLDGLSVRETAVLLGLPEGTVKTRARRARIAMREALA, encoded by the coding sequence GTGAGATCAGTCAGGAAGGCACCGCGCGCGCTGGACGAGGAGCGTCTCGTGCGGCTGGTGGCCAGGGGTGACCGCGCGGCGTTCGAGGAGCTGTACCGACGCACAGCGCCGTGGATGGCGTTGCGGCTGCGCCGGCGCTGCGCCGACGAGCAGATCGTCGCGGAGGTCATGCAGGAGACGTATCTGGCGGTGTGGCGTGCGGCGGGCGCGTTCGCGGGGTCTTCGACGGGCGGGACGGCCGCCGGGTGGCTGTGGACGATCGCGGCACGCCGCCTCGTCGACGCCTTCCGGCGCAGGGCCCACCACGCCGAGCCGCCGGCGGCCGCCGCTCTCCCCGACGCGGCGCCCGCCGCCGAGGAGGAGGCACTCGCGACGACGGTCGGCGGTGACGTCGGCGACGCGCTGCGGCGCCTCTCGCCGGAACTCAGACAGGTACTGCAGGCCATGGTGCTCGACGGGCTGTCCGTCCGGGAGACCGCGGTCCTGCTCGGGCTGCCCGAGGGCACGGTCAAGACCCGTGCCCGCCGGGCCCGGATCGCAATGAGGGAGGCGCTGGCATGA
- a CDS encoding zf-HC2 domain-containing protein has translation MSVEHASMRIIDGYARGGTDLAADEMWALEAHLEACGVCRDRLSAAVTAEAPAVAALVGTVWSGLEPQLAVVATMPRQRRWSAWLSRWMTPTMVPWLAMVVSVTLLALLLDLVDTGSGEVSLVLLLAPILPVLGVAASWSRGLDPAYELTASAPRAGLYLVLRRTASVLAVVIPALLVAGWVTDVTAAQWLLPCLAFTSTTLALGGVVGVTRAAVALAAVWAAAVVAPTLATSRTTFALQTGSLPVWGLVLALGTAVVIARRGAYSVLGAHR, from the coding sequence ATGAGCGTGGAACACGCGTCGATGCGGATCATCGACGGATACGCACGCGGTGGCACGGACCTCGCCGCCGACGAGATGTGGGCCCTGGAGGCCCATCTGGAGGCGTGCGGGGTGTGCCGTGACCGGCTGTCGGCCGCCGTCACTGCCGAGGCGCCCGCCGTGGCGGCGCTGGTCGGCACCGTCTGGTCCGGCCTCGAACCCCAGCTGGCCGTGGTTGCCACGATGCCGCGCCAACGGCGCTGGTCGGCGTGGCTGTCGAGGTGGATGACGCCCACGATGGTGCCGTGGCTGGCCATGGTCGTGAGCGTGACACTGCTCGCGCTCCTGCTCGACCTGGTCGACACCGGCTCCGGCGAGGTGTCGCTGGTGCTGCTGCTCGCCCCGATCCTGCCCGTCCTGGGCGTCGCGGCGTCGTGGTCGCGAGGCCTGGACCCGGCGTACGAGCTGACGGCCTCCGCGCCGAGGGCGGGACTGTACCTGGTGCTGCGGCGCACCGCGTCCGTGCTCGCCGTGGTTATCCCCGCGCTGCTGGTGGCCGGATGGGTGACCGATGTGACGGCCGCGCAGTGGCTGCTGCCCTGTCTGGCCTTCACCTCGACGACCCTGGCGCTCGGCGGTGTCGTGGGCGTGACCCGCGCCGCTGTCGCGCTGGCGGCCGTGTGGGCCGCCGCGGTCGTGGCGCCGACCCTGGCCACCAGCCGTACGACCTTCGCCCTGCAGACGGGCAGCCTGCCCGTGTGGGGACTGGTCCTCGCGCTCGGTACCGCTGTCGTGATCGCACGCAGGGGCGCGTACTCCGTGCTGGGAGCCCATCGATGA
- a CDS encoding ABC transporter ATP-binding protein translates to MTIGKEHHIMSAVSAAGIAPTAYAWEIQATGLKVRVGRNRMAVDGLDLSLGTGVHGLLGPNGAGKTTLIRTLATVLRPTEGTLELLGESAGGLGEHRSLRRRIGYLPQEFGYYKRFTVREFVEYMAWLKEVPKADIPAAVQRAVERVGLADRADERMKALSGGMVRRVGIAQAIVNDPTILLLDEPTAGLDPAQRLRFRELLQELGTDTCVLVSTHLVEDVAAACTNVVLLAEGRLVFQGPPDELASVGGPEHVGDSPLERGYSAMLLNPEQGRGTW, encoded by the coding sequence ATGACCATCGGAAAGGAACACCACATCATGTCCGCGGTAAGCGCGGCCGGCATCGCACCGACGGCCTACGCCTGGGAGATCCAGGCGACCGGGCTGAAGGTCAGGGTCGGCAGGAACCGGATGGCCGTCGACGGGCTCGACCTGTCGCTGGGCACCGGCGTACACGGCCTCCTCGGCCCCAACGGGGCGGGCAAGACCACCCTCATCCGGACGTTGGCCACCGTACTGCGCCCCACCGAGGGCACCCTGGAGCTGCTCGGCGAGTCCGCGGGCGGCCTGGGCGAGCACCGGTCGCTGCGCCGCCGGATCGGCTACCTGCCGCAGGAGTTCGGCTATTACAAGCGCTTCACGGTGCGCGAGTTCGTCGAGTACATGGCGTGGCTGAAGGAGGTGCCCAAGGCGGACATCCCCGCCGCTGTACAGCGCGCCGTGGAGAGGGTGGGTCTGGCGGACCGCGCCGACGAGAGGATGAAAGCCCTCTCGGGCGGCATGGTGCGCAGGGTCGGTATCGCCCAGGCCATCGTCAACGACCCTACGATCCTGCTGCTGGACGAGCCGACGGCCGGCCTGGACCCGGCGCAGCGGCTGCGCTTCCGTGAGCTGCTGCAGGAGTTGGGTACGGACACCTGCGTGCTCGTCTCGACCCATCTGGTGGAGGACGTCGCCGCCGCCTGCACCAACGTGGTGCTCCTCGCCGAGGGGCGACTGGTCTTCCAGGGTCCTCCGGACGAGCTGGCCTCGGTGGGCGGCCCCGAGCACGTGGGTGACAGCCCGCTGGAGCGCGGCTACTCGGCGATGCTGCTCAATCCCGAGCAGGGAAGGGGCACCTGGTGA
- a CDS encoding RNA-guided endonuclease TnpB family protein, which produces MPPHVHLSRRPLVSLRRSKRKARLSCRFTTGTIRVEPGGTVVVEDLNVAGMLRNRRLARRIADAGFGEIRRRLTYKTRRNGCRVVAADRWFPSSKTCSGCGAVKAKLPLHVRTYACDACGLVIDRDDNAARNLAALAATTAPTGTGVAADQDTAKVSKPRGADPKTRTTRPRRTTGTGWAGGATLPHQRQTGTRDRTQAQAPGLR; this is translated from the coding sequence ATGCCGCCTCATGTGCACCTGAGCCGACGTCCGTTGGTGTCCCTGCGGCGGTCGAAACGCAAAGCCCGTCTGTCCTGCCGGTTCACCACCGGCACGATCCGCGTCGAGCCCGGCGGCACCGTCGTGGTCGAGGACCTCAATGTCGCCGGGATGCTCCGCAACCGGCGCCTGGCCCGCCGGATCGCCGACGCCGGGTTCGGGGAGATCCGCCGTCGGCTCACCTACAAGACCCGCAGGAACGGCTGCCGCGTCGTGGCCGCCGACCGCTGGTTCCCCTCCTCCAAGACCTGTTCCGGGTGCGGCGCGGTGAAAGCCAAACTGCCGCTGCACGTGCGGACCTACGCATGCGACGCCTGCGGCCTGGTCATCGACCGGGACGACAACGCGGCCCGCAACCTCGCCGCCCTCGCGGCAACAACAGCACCCACTGGTACCGGAGTGGCCGCAGATCAGGACACCGCCAAGGTGTCGAAGCCTCGTGGAGCCGACCCAAAGACCCGCACCACCCGCCCCCGCCGCACGACGGGGACGGGGTGGGCAGGCGGCGCGACCCTGCCGCACCAGCGGCAGACAGGAACGAGAGACCGTACTCAAGCCCAAGCCCCCGGGCTTCGGTGA
- a CDS encoding SpoIIE family protein phosphatase has protein sequence MHQLIGRMRSWRGLPTVAGQVFLLQAILILALAAAAVAALMFQYRGDAEREARTRSLAVASAVAASPTVRQALSRANPTVVLQPQAEETRRRTAVDFVVVMSPTGIRYTHPNPAQIGRRYIGNITAAQHGGIVTETTAGTLGPSVRTVVPVTTHDGRVIGLVSAGITVKQVSLAAERQVPLVLAATGMVLSAATGGTALISRRLRRQTHGLGPTQMTRMYEHHDAVLHSVREGVLIVDAHGRLLLANDEARRLLGLRADGDGRPVTDLGLEPKAEQLLLSGRATTDEVIEVGDRLLAVSQRPMAQRPGLGGWVATLRDTTELSALMGRVEVVQERLTLLYDAGIRIGTTLDVTRTAQELAAFAVPRFADYVTVDLVDTVLRGDEPSPLRAAELRRVAVDGIRKDAPLYPPGGLIHFDPSTPQASGFGSGQIVLEADLAAFSGWQAQEPDRARRLVAYGIHSMIAAPLRARGVILGVATFWRSKEPTPFSQEDLSLAEELVARAAVSIENARRFTREHATAITLQRSLLPHALPEQSAVDVAHRYLPAEAGLGGVGGDWFDVIPLPGARVAIVVGDVVGHGLHAAATMGQLRTAVHNFSTLDLPPDELLCHLDEVVTRIDQDRDGDGEAPTLTGATCLYAIYDPVSRLCTMARAGHLEPIIVRPDGHADLPGVPAGPPLGLGGLPYEKKEILLPEGSSIVLYTDGLIEDRQRDIDQGIELLRRAVAHAGQTPDQVCRAAMDAMVPVAPRDDVALLVAGTRLLDGDRTASWDVPSDPSAVADVRAAAARLLDDWDMKEEAFTLELILSELVTNAIRHATGPIGVRLIRDRSLICEVSDGSSVSPHLRRATTMDEGGRGLFLVAQFADRWGTRYTSGGKVIWTEQQLSAIDQPTAQAPPNTPPPA, from the coding sequence ATGCATCAGCTGATCGGGCGTATGCGGTCCTGGCGTGGACTGCCCACCGTCGCGGGCCAGGTCTTCCTCCTGCAGGCCATTTTGATCCTGGCGCTTGCGGCAGCGGCGGTCGCCGCCCTGATGTTCCAGTACCGGGGCGACGCCGAGCGCGAGGCCCGCACCCGGTCACTGGCCGTCGCCTCGGCAGTCGCCGCCTCCCCCACCGTGCGACAGGCGTTGTCCCGCGCGAATCCGACCGTCGTACTTCAGCCGCAGGCCGAAGAAACCCGCCGACGCACCGCCGTGGACTTCGTCGTCGTGATGAGTCCCACGGGCATCCGCTACACCCATCCGAACCCCGCGCAGATCGGCCGGCGGTACATCGGCAACATCACGGCAGCGCAGCACGGCGGGATCGTCACCGAAACGACTGCCGGGACACTGGGCCCCTCGGTCCGCACCGTCGTTCCCGTCACCACACATGACGGGAGGGTCATCGGCCTCGTCTCCGCGGGCATCACGGTCAAGCAGGTGAGCCTGGCAGCCGAGCGACAGGTGCCCCTCGTCCTGGCGGCGACCGGAATGGTGCTCTCGGCGGCCACGGGGGGAACAGCACTGATCAGCAGGCGCCTGCGCCGTCAGACACACGGCCTCGGCCCGACGCAGATGACCCGCATGTACGAGCACCACGACGCCGTTCTGCACTCGGTACGGGAAGGCGTTCTGATCGTCGATGCCCACGGTCGTCTGTTGCTGGCCAATGACGAAGCACGGCGCCTGCTCGGGCTGAGGGCCGACGGAGACGGGCGGCCCGTCACGGATCTGGGACTCGAACCAAAGGCCGAGCAGCTTCTCCTGTCGGGCAGGGCGACCACGGACGAAGTCATCGAGGTAGGCGACCGACTCCTGGCCGTCAGCCAACGCCCCATGGCGCAGCGGCCCGGGCTGGGAGGCTGGGTCGCCACGCTGCGCGACACAACCGAACTCAGCGCACTGATGGGCCGGGTGGAAGTGGTCCAGGAACGGCTCACACTGCTGTACGACGCCGGTATACGCATCGGCACCACCCTCGACGTGACCCGCACGGCCCAGGAACTGGCGGCGTTCGCCGTGCCCAGGTTCGCCGACTACGTCACCGTCGACCTGGTCGATACCGTGCTGCGCGGCGACGAACCGAGCCCATTGCGTGCAGCGGAACTACGTCGCGTCGCAGTGGACGGCATACGCAAGGATGCGCCGCTCTATCCTCCCGGTGGGCTCATCCATTTCGACCCGTCAACACCACAGGCATCCGGCTTCGGCTCCGGGCAGATCGTGTTGGAGGCCGACCTGGCGGCCTTCTCCGGCTGGCAGGCTCAGGAACCCGACCGAGCTCGCAGACTGGTGGCATACGGAATCCACTCCATGATCGCTGCTCCCCTGCGTGCCCGCGGAGTGATTCTCGGCGTGGCGACATTCTGGCGTTCGAAGGAGCCGACACCGTTTTCTCAGGAGGACCTCTCGCTCGCGGAGGAACTGGTCGCCCGCGCGGCGGTGAGTATCGAGAACGCCCGTCGCTTCACCCGCGAGCACGCCACGGCGATCACGCTGCAACGCAGCCTTCTGCCGCACGCGCTCCCCGAGCAGAGCGCGGTCGACGTGGCCCACCGCTATCTTCCGGCAGAGGCAGGCCTCGGCGGTGTCGGCGGTGACTGGTTCGACGTCATACCCCTCCCCGGAGCCCGCGTCGCCATCGTGGTGGGCGACGTTGTGGGACACGGACTGCACGCCGCCGCCACCATGGGACAACTGCGCACCGCCGTCCACAACTTCTCCACGCTCGACCTGCCACCTGACGAACTGCTCTGTCACCTGGACGAAGTCGTCACCCGCATCGACCAGGACCGGGACGGCGACGGTGAAGCACCGACACTCACGGGCGCCACCTGCCTGTACGCGATCTACGACCCGGTCTCCCGTCTCTGCACCATGGCCAGGGCGGGCCACCTGGAACCCATCATCGTGCGCCCGGACGGGCATGCGGACCTGCCCGGCGTACCGGCCGGCCCTCCGTTGGGGCTGGGAGGACTGCCCTACGAAAAGAAAGAGATACTTCTGCCCGAGGGCAGCTCCATCGTCCTCTACACCGACGGCCTGATCGAAGACCGGCAGCGTGACATCGATCAAGGCATCGAGCTCCTGCGGCGTGCTGTTGCACACGCCGGGCAAACGCCGGACCAGGTGTGCCGTGCAGCGATGGATGCCATGGTCCCCGTAGCGCCACGCGACGACGTGGCCCTGCTCGTCGCCGGCACTCGGCTGCTCGACGGCGATCGCACCGCGTCGTGGGACGTACCGTCCGACCCCTCGGCCGTTGCCGACGTGCGTGCTGCCGCCGCCCGGCTCCTGGACGACTGGGACATGAAAGAGGAAGCGTTCACCCTGGAGTTGATCCTCAGCGAGCTGGTCACCAATGCCATCCGGCACGCAACCGGCCCGATCGGTGTGCGCCTGATCCGCGACCGCAGCCTCATCTGCGAGGTCTCCGACGGCAGCAGCGTCTCTCCGCACCTGCGCCGAGCCACCACCATGGACGAAGGCGGCCGGGGCCTCTTCCTGGTGGCCCAGTTCGCCGACCGCTGGGGTACTCGCTACACATCCGGCGGAAAGGTCATCTGGACGGAACAGCAGCTCTCCGCAATCGACCAGCCCACCGCACAAGCCCCGCCCAACACCCCACCGCCCGCCTGA
- a CDS encoding class I SAM-dependent methyltransferase codes for MSEHSVRNFYDELAHDYHLMFRDWDASMAYQAEVLGGIVRTSLGAGPHTVLDCSCGIGTQAIGLALAGHQVVGSDLSPVAAARAAAEAAARGSRVLVAAADMRQLPFRETSFDVVLCADNSLTHLLSGQDLRAALHGMRRVLRDDGLLMITVRAYDETRQTRPTATPPQVSETRDGQVITFQLWHWHEDGERYDLEHFQLIPAENTWQVRVRRTTHWALTSPQLTEFVTEAGFTNITWQSPASSGYYQPVLTAQRAPSTQ; via the coding sequence ATGTCCGAGCACTCCGTGCGGAATTTCTACGACGAGTTGGCCCACGACTACCACCTGATGTTCCGGGACTGGGACGCGAGCATGGCCTACCAGGCCGAGGTGCTGGGCGGGATTGTCCGCACATCTCTCGGCGCGGGACCGCACACTGTCCTGGACTGCTCGTGCGGGATCGGCACCCAGGCCATCGGGCTGGCCCTGGCCGGGCACCAGGTCGTAGGCAGCGACCTGAGCCCGGTCGCCGCCGCGCGCGCCGCCGCCGAAGCGGCGGCCCGGGGCAGCCGGGTTCTCGTCGCTGCGGCTGACATGCGCCAACTGCCGTTCAGAGAGACGTCATTCGACGTCGTCCTCTGCGCGGACAACTCGCTCACGCACCTGCTCTCCGGGCAAGATCTCCGGGCGGCACTCCACGGTATGAGACGGGTGCTCCGAGACGACGGATTGCTGATGATCACTGTCCGGGCCTACGACGAGACGCGCCAGACCAGACCCACGGCGACTCCTCCCCAGGTCTCGGAGACACGCGACGGCCAAGTGATCACCTTCCAGCTGTGGCACTGGCATGAAGACGGCGAGCGCTACGACCTGGAGCACTTCCAGCTCATCCCCGCGGAGAACACCTGGCAGGTCCGAGTCCGCCGGACCACCCACTGGGCGCTGACGTCCCCGCAGCTGACAGAGTTCGTGACTGAAGCCGGCTTCACCAACATCACCTGGCAGAGTCCGGCCTCCAGCGGGTACTACCAGCCCGTGCTCACCGCACAGCGCGCTCCCTCAACGCAGTAG
- a CDS encoding metalloregulator ArsR/SmtB family transcription factor: protein MVSMPPGDVFSALANPVRRRLMEALQDGPCAAGELAGQFALSRPAISEHLTVLKNAQLVREEPRGRHRYYHLEAAPLVEVSEWLHPFERYWRSRLGALRDLIDEESQ, encoded by the coding sequence ATGGTTTCCATGCCCCCAGGAGATGTGTTCAGCGCGCTGGCCAATCCAGTGCGGCGGCGGCTAATGGAAGCTCTGCAGGACGGACCGTGTGCGGCCGGGGAACTCGCCGGCCAGTTCGCACTAAGCCGACCCGCGATCTCCGAGCACCTGACGGTGCTCAAGAACGCGCAGCTCGTGCGCGAGGAGCCCAGGGGCCGCCATCGCTACTACCACCTCGAGGCTGCTCCACTCGTCGAGGTGAGTGAGTGGCTGCATCCCTTCGAACGCTACTGGCGCTCGCGCTTGGGCGCACTGCGCGACCTGATTGACGAGGAGTCTCAATGA